The Elaeis guineensis isolate ETL-2024a chromosome 11, EG11, whole genome shotgun sequence genomic interval CGAAGTCGATGTGGTGGCCCTTGGTAGTCCAGTGATGGTAGGGGATGGCGAGGCCGAGCAGGAAAGCGGTCATCATGAAGAAGCCCATAAGCTGGATCTTGAACCGGCCGATGATGTCGATGAACGCGACGGTGAACCAGTAGCCGGGATGGCGCCGCAGAGGACGATCAAGGTCTGGGCGCGAGCAATCTTGTAGACTTCCTCGAGGGCGTTCATGGTTTTGGCCGCGGGGATCCAGCCGACGGCACTGAAGATATCCTTCTGGAAGAGGTTTTGGCTGTAGAAGGCGATGTCGAGGAGGAACCACGTGGTGGCGGTGCCGAGGAGGTGCATGCCGTGGCGGCGGGCGAATTCCTTCGAGAAGATGCCGAAGTTGCCAGCCGATTTCCTGGTAAGCTGCTCCACTGTCTGCTGCTCCTCGACGATGTCGACCTGGAGCACCTTCGACATGTCGGCGGCGGCCTGCTTGGCGTTCCTGGCGACGAGCGCGGTGTACCGGGCGGTCTCCGGCATCTTCATCCGCCAGTAGTAGGTGAGCGCCGCCGGGATGGCGCCGAACATGACAATTATCCGCCAGACGTAATCAGCCTGGGGGACGGTGGAGGCGGCTCGGTTGACGTCGTAAGGCGGCGCCTTGAAGCTATCCTTGAAGGTGGCGGAGACGATGAGGGCGACGATTCCACCGGAGAGGTTGCCGAAACCCTGCATAGCGAAGACGGCGGCGATGAACGCGCCGCGGGTGCGCTTGTTAGCGTACTCGGACATGATGGTGGCGGAGAGTGGGTAGTCACCGCCGATGCCGAAGCCAAGCCAGAAGCGGAAGAAGCAGAGGGTGGCAACGACGCCCTTGGCGGTGTGGCCGAAGGAGAGGCCGGAGGCGAGGGAGCAGACCACCATGAGCATGAGGGTGACGCCGTAGACCTTCTTCCGGCCCATCTTGTCGCCCAGCCACCCGAAGAAAAGCTGGCCGGAGAGCGTGCCGCAGAAGGCCACGCCGTTGACGGCGGCCGACACGTTCGGCGGGAGCGAGCCGGGGGTGGAGGAGGAGGGGTCGAAGTAGTAAATCCGGCCGAGGAGCTTGGTCACCAAGGAGATGCAGAAGAGGTCGTAGGCGTCGGTGAAGAAGCCCATGCCGGCGATAACGATCGCCGTGAAGTGGTACCACTGGGTCTTGGCGACATCTAGTGCGTTCAGCACCTGAAGCTGGTCCCTAGCCATCTtcaccctctcttcttcttcctctggaCAAAAGAGTCCGGCAATTGATATCAGATACAAGGAAAGAGACGAAGTGATAAACAAGGTCAAATTTGTGTAcgcaattataaatataatataacttGTCCACAATTGTTCCAGAGAACACGTGGCTATTGGCAGTCGGTGAGACTCGAGGGAGGAGTCAAGAGAAGCAGACAAAGGGGACAAAAGAGTAGACGAATCAGAATGAAGGCAGGTGAAGATAAAGCCTCCCCGAGGAGGCATCCAGAAACGCAAGATATGAGAGCGGTTTATTTTGGCTGTTTCTTGGTAGATTCGGAGGAAGGAATTGGGTGAAGGAAAAGAAAGTTGTTGGGAACTACTAAATACTGAAAAGATATGGAGGAACTATCAAAAGTGAAATTATAGTTCCGTAACCACAGGATAGTCCAGTTAGATATATCtactcaaaaataaataaataaaccagaaaaataataaaataagtcagaAATAAGCAATCATTCGTGATAGATGAATGGTTTATAATCAGTAAAACGGCTAtactaattaataattaataattaccAAGTATTCAAGTATTAAATTATATATTCATGTCGTTACTATGTTCAAGTTAGATATCCAATTTTTTTACGGAAACCACTTATCTGTATAAAATTcgggaaagatttttttttctttttttttttttgatgttaaaCGATCTGATAAATTCGATTTAACAAGCATGAGAGCATGACATAGatggggaaaaaataaaaaatcatccaaCCTAAAAGAAAACGGCGAGAGGAAGATTACATACCTCTTTCAGGAGAAGAATCCAACGAGGAGAGTTATTGCAGAGACCTCTTGCGAAAAGGGAAGGAAAAGGAGAGGGGGGAAGACAGAACGAGGAGAGAGGGGCTAGGAGGGGGGGATTTAATAGCACGCGAGTAACGCGAAGGCAACAGCATCCGCCCAGGGCATATCCAGTTCCCATGGTCAACGAGTCTGTACGCCGTGGGAACCCGGGGTGGGTCCACGCGCGAAGCCAAATACCTTCCCGCGCCTTCCCACTCCCCGCGGAATCTTTGACCCGCTTCATGCGTATTTTTTTCGAGAAACTCCCCCCACGCTGCGCTGCCAGGAAATTTACGGGGACTCGCTTCCTATGCTTTCGCTTTCTTTATGTTCGTTCCGTCAACAATTTGTGATGGAGAGGCCGGAGGCGGAGGAGATGACCACCATAAGCATGGGGATGAGGCCGTAAACCTTCTTCGCGGTTATTCTAATATGACTATGTATAGCAATCACTTGGCATAGTGAAAAAATATCCTAAATAATAGCATGGAAATTCCTTGCATTAACAAGGCTAACTGCCGACGCTATATCGCCAAAAATGTTTTCCTCCTCAATAAATGAGTTTGGCAAAAATATTCAACTTTCCCGAAAGAATAATATGCGTGGATAAACATAGGCTGAAACGCACAACTTGGGAAtagagaaataaataaattatttagctaaatataatgaagtccttTAAATTTAGTGCAGGTTATTTCTCAACGATCTCCAACTAATTAGATATTGTCCCATGTAACACTTAGGAGATGTTGATTTGcgatcgaaattgaaatgaaaatcgaaataaatagaaattaaaatcgaAATAACTAAATCTCCGAAGCATTTGGTTGTGATCAGAATTGGAAGTGAGCTCTAGATAGATTGAATCATTCTCATTCTATTACGAAATTAAGGACTCGTCCCAATCAAATGGTTGGAATAAAAGTCATCCATTCCCATTCTGATTCCAAATCTCAACTTCCTTCAACCAAACACCTCTTTACTATAATCTGTTAGGATTTTCTCTAGGCAACTTTTTTATTTTGCACTTATTATGCTAGTGCTACATAAAACTGTAGAATctagtgttggaaaatgtgtcctaaaaccaatcatcgaggttatagatgattgtacttcatataaatatatgaattataaaatgataaatattatctggcagattcatcataaggaatatatcttctaaaatagagcttatatgttatgatgaagtccttagaactacttccaaaatgataaagaaggatttaacatgtggttcttaaatcttgctcgtgatcaaatgatacaattaccacaaagatgataattgtatcgagtataggtcgttatatgccatattagttggttgccctcttaaccaagacgtgtgatGACATGAGTATTgcatacgggtgatatgtaggagtacatttcactgagcgtgaccactttcggagtactctgctatcaaggattgctttgatgggatataggtatatgtgtccctcggatCTAAAACTGtctcggtgacttacaagcaactcactgtgctttggtgtcagactatctgaatttttaattcgatgacagaagatttctgggtatagtcaagtacttgtgaagtctgagtgcgagtcaagataggattgactgctctaagtaaaattggagatgatgcatcattgtatttcaatgcagcaaaattttgatcaaagtagtcctagtgaggagtcataggatttttgtGAGGTTGAGACACTATGTGGACAACTCTTCTTAGGTTGGCAGTTTAACccaaaatcgtccttgagcatcaagtgtcaaaggaataaattatacagtaactatatccatatgggttctaaagTGTTACTAGGCATACACTCggtctatccagacgtcggatcctattactagatggttacatcgattagtacaagaattgttcttgtgctaccggcttagattcgaacctatggggtcacacacatagaagtacctgtctgatcaaatggttgatcgacgattatgaatcattgaagggtttaattatcaatttgattgatgattaattctatgcaaaagttgcaataaatatttactaatggttagtaaattagaagaataattaattaacaatatgattgttaattggctcaatttgattgagcaataaaaattggattagatctaattgaattggattcaattagattggatttagattaattggatgcagctcTATTGGATAACAGGGCTTATTCCAATTAATCTTaaggatgcatgaatatgaaattattttatatagatttggattggatctaactctattggataataggcttaattggatcaagccctattatcaaatagctttcctaatatccatcaagaatcaatccttgaatcaatggggttttaatttaactaatttcaaaatcaattggagcctaataattgggctaggatccaattagttagtttgttataattaatttctaagttagttgaGATTGGgtgcaagaattagttagaatttgatcaagatcttgaatattATTTGGagtaggacttaaccaacttggaaCCAATCTATATGCTATTAATTCTCCATACCTCAAATCCTTTTAACGTGAGATCCCATGCTTCAAAAGAGATGTGTGCCTCCTTATTTCTTCCATGAGAAAGAAGGGCATCTCCCCATCTTTTCTTGTCGTCAaaacaaggagggggcgtccaagagttagaCGCCCCAATATTCTTGGATGCCCCAATATTCACACGCcaacccctcctctccttcccatcttggtATATTTTTGAGATCCATTCTTAttgatttttgggcatcaaaaagagGCTTCTCTGCTAGTTATACAgcagaaaattggagaaaaaaaattcttcccaatgAAAGAAAGACAAGGAAGAAAATGGattttctttcttgtgcgcagccttgaagaagaatgagttcttctttcaaatttttttttaattttttttaaaataaaaatcagatttgatttgatttttaatataaaaatttagaggagaaatatcagaaaaaatttgattggagtttggggcttcttgaagttttagatcaagaaagaagatggatcctttttcttgtgtgcagccttgaagaaggagtttttttttattttttttaattttttttaagataaaaattaaattatatctaatttttaatataaaaatttagagaaaaaatattaaaaaaatttgattgggcgtTTGGAgatctctagagttctagatcaagaagaaaagggagaagaagagagaaaaatggttcttctcttggatccctcttttgaatttttctagctcTCAAAATTTCATgtgatttttagcatgagaaatcagattagatcttattttcatcatagaaaatcaaagagaaaaaaattttcttacgggcgtgaaaggaagagagaaaggttctctcttatgcatgaaaaattgagaagaaatggttcttctcttaatctctattgtagagattagatgcatgcattcaggaagaaaaaagagagggtctctttgttcttcaattttatcatatttctcttagatcagccaaaaggTGTCCTTACGAGCTAGGactctcggagagatcgatcagcacgaggacttcgtgtggatactcataaaggctggatgcatgtgcgactgTCAAGCATCAAGAAGAACCATCTATCACAGATTTTGGATGTACTGATCTGCTACCCacgctcaggtatgaagttttgtattcaattaatatttagatatgatctaaatatggatTAGATATGTcctatacttactgaattttagatttcaaatgtacatacatgtatattaattcatgtcatagatcttgtatggtgatttagatttgatctatgtatgcattataaattaaattatttaatctatatatgtttcattgaaaaaaattttaaaaatgcatgcacatcacccactacACTTTCTTTCAAATTGTATCAAAGCCAGAttaattatgacatgaacatatatgtatgtagaattaaaatctagatttagcaatgcatgagatgtgttatgatctgattttagatatgatctaatgtaaaatcagatctaatataatttagatttgatctaaatttttgtatatatgatatgtgaataagattagatattctaagtagcaaagtacttggattggtaatcaccaggccgtccggtcataggagcaagtagggttacatgaccctctcttcccattcaatggggtgctcttcatggcgtataggggtgccactgtgaggtcccatgaagaagaaagcaaaaagaaaaaacttactttcttgcaaaattctagatcttgaaatcctaggtgttgttgtatatgatacaagttgtgaagaaactagttatatctaatcttgattaattaaaattgctttgattgaaaatcatgaaaatttggatttgatctaaaaaattttatgatttaatgtaaaaagtttatataagaaattatttcataaccttaacctatattgatgctatacttaattaagtattaaaaaatatattttagatctagaattatgattaaagatctaaagactgttggaaattatgtcacaaagccaattgtcagcctgttgacagttgtgcttatcattgtaattatatataaattattaaattaataaatattatttaattttttcatcactatgtatatctcattttgaactctgttatgtgataaagtcttaggactatttgattcgatataggagaatatatcgtttagtccttaaatgagttcgtaatcaaatgatatgctattactaggatgatagacatatcaagtgtagatcattgtgtgccatataggttggttgtcctcttaaccaaggagcatgaagatgctggtatggcatgaggtgaaatataggaatacattttactgagtgtgaccagcttcgaagtactctgctgtcaagagtcactccgaagagatataggtataagtgtccctccaacctgagatcactatggtgacttgcaagcaactcactatgctttggtgtcggattacctaaatttctaattcaacaaTGAAAGGTtactaggcatagtcaagtacttgtgaagtcggtgtatgagacaagatgaaattgatcccttcgaatagtaagagttaatgtatcagtatattttaattcagtaaaatcttgatcgaagtaatccatgtgatgattttaaaaattgaaatacaatatgaatgaccatatcaggattggcagttaaaccctaggtcaccttaagcatttgagtcaaagcgatgaattatacagtaactatattcaaatagattcttgagtgttgctttgcatacattcggtctatccggatgtcggatattattgctagatggttactccgattgatacaggaatcagttcctgtgctatcagcttagatttgaacctataaggtcacacacattagaagtttctttctgatcacatggctaatctaaagagtctcagtcaacggagactctagtgaagagtcccacttgacggagactctgctgaagagtcccactggataagGACTTTGCTAAAGAGTCTCATTgaatggggactctagagaagagtcccactggacttggattctatcattaatagaggattaattagtgattagattagtaattagcttaatttgattgagcattaaagtctgaatcaagtctgattgaatttgattcaatcaagtcaagtctgattaggttatgagatgacctaatcagtaaggaagaaatgatcctgatttgatcgatctataacttaattaatttattaatttgatcaagtttaattgagattatagaatctaattagattaggttcatcatgttTTATctggatctaattgaattgggtttgaaagaaatccaattggttaaatcctagagtcccaaatgaataggactctatcccttacgtcgcctaaattatctcatgctttttctcaccacataaaattagtttgtacatgaaaaattaaaaaataatttttttttatcatccattaaggatagaaattggttgattttgatttgaattcaaatcagtttgaatttcaacttaaatccttaccatatccttccacacgttggctgcttttgaaaggATCTATTTTGTACGAGAAAAAGagatctttctaattaatttttatgtttaattttctttgataagtccctctttaagttagataagggtgagaaaaaattggagtcaaattgaaattcaaaagagtttgaattgcaataaactccagcccttatcctattttatctggtttgtgtgacaaccataaaaaggccataattttgtatgccaaaagaggagagcttttcactgtgagatattagagagaaagaggattGAAAATATCTTTTTGGGATCTAAGgatgggtgggtttccttcctctttggtgtgaacaaaagaggagaccattctcctcttaggtgagaaacctagaactgttctagatttttggatgagaaaaaaattaaagaaaagagagtcttcatctaatttttctccatcatccagtatccttctctgatctatcttgatattgaaaaggtttgaggtgatcgaagaaggagctcaagtcagatctgccattagAAGTCGACTGCGTGAGCTGGCACTCccacggagggctgatcgatccaaggagcttcgtgtggaccatccgtagaggttggatgcttgtacagctgctcgacatcagtgagagcttcataccatgtttaccagcagtggagatcatcaacccatgaaaaggtgatgagttctaaactctaccgacataacctaaaggttagatcaaattcatggtatcgatatgatcgatacagttttttattttattttagattttatatataattttttttatattatagatccttAATAATAGTTtatatctgatctaagatatatttagaagattaaaatatttaatcttttattattttactgtaaaattttaaaaatacatgctttgaactatccattttttcttcagatagtatcagagtcaggttccttatgacataaattttttgcatataatctgattttaattatttagattagatctaaatagttaattttgaatctgagtagtatagtaatctgattggatagatcctcatagttatccgatcataggagaaattaggatttcactatcctatttatccattcgatgggatctcttatGGCGTTTAGGGGTGCTGCatgattttttcatgatgatgaacaatgaaaaaaattttaaaattttattttagatctaaaataatgtatattagatctgaaattaaagttttgatcattagatgattgattgtaaaaatattttataaaattgaaaactatttttaaataccGAACCCGAACCCacatcagcccaaaacttaattgagaattaagcgatctagatttgagaatcaaagatctaaagcactaatttcataactcatgggttaataggttagctcgagtcaagtccatttaactgggttagacctagggttagaaatcattgataatagaccatattagtaattgatcaaatccaaataaaagttaattctgattgggtcaatttcttctcttgatcaattttaatagttatagttggtcaagtctatatctttgattagaccaatatggactttgatcgtagctccgtggtcgaattcaagtctataaattgatcaaattgaaaatgactaaccagttgatgTCCAAGGAAAGTATGGTAATTTTGATCAATagttattaattgggagctactcgcatagattgagtctatgtcgagttaatgacatatccttcccatcgatctcacttatctggccaatatggtgaatcatgttttgattagatcacttaatgattagagttgacccatgctaactagaaaatcagtgtgattgatttaggtgcccctagttcgacttgtcttgagtcttcttcatgacttggtgaagtcaatggaaagatttatgactggttggttggaccagcttttacctaatcttctttaatctgacttggtgaagtcagtgagaggattaagattaactggtcaagtcctttcaattcaactaattaaatcttctaaaattgttaggtccctaaaaataaaatagttatagcgataactagatcatagcctcccattaagttgggtgataacgAGTCCAacgatttagatgatcattggaggtgccacacatctgGTGCTCGTCTGGCTatcagaattattattcataatatgttgttttagttatgtctttctgatgatggtcaagttggccgagccacactcgaacctgatcactcatttgttagatacactaaattctggtatgttaatggttggacctaaccagaaccttaGTGGAgacgccacacgcctgctgaagaggtgtctgggataaaattgaatactaaaaattatttgataaaataattggttaagaacctatccgtgggtacacaagggttggtcgagccacactcgagcctatgTACAGTCCatgtagattttagtacccactaaagaattagtataattcttcgaattgaaggtagaggctatcaattagaataaaatagtgaaaaaatctttagactaaaattcatgtctttaggcttaatcaatttatatactaattaagttttgatttttcttttgtagttatggccaccaccttgtcactctgatcactattagatagtgataaattgatgggtccaaatttcaatagctggtatcgaaagctcaaaattatcctggagcacgaacggatcttgtatgtgttaactgatccAACACCCGAGGAGCCAACTCCAAACGCACGTAgctcgatcagagacacttatcagaagtggctcaatgatcagactATGGTTCGTTATATTATGCTAGCGATGATGAATGAtaagtttagccatcattttgagaatgctcagccacaggacatgttgTAAATGTTGAACGAATCTTTTGGCACACTCGACgatattgagaggcacaagactagttgtgccatcttcaatgctcgaatgagggaaggagcattagtcattgatcatgtattgtatatgatcgagatgattgagcgcctaagcaagctcaacttttctcTGCAGAGCAGTtggggaaagatgctattctgagctctctgtccaagtcctacctcctttttcttacttattttcaaatgacaaagcctacagttaaCTATCACGATTTGCTGGGGTTactacaaaactttgagaaggatcaccagctccaaaaagagtcggtgaatgttgtgggaggatcttcttctggatgtcgatcctttaagaaagaaaagaagaacaagaagaataagaaaaggatgcaaagtgctgAGGCACCTAAgctcagtcagaccaagaaacccaagtccgatcaga includes:
- the LOC105031976 gene encoding LOW QUALITY PROTEIN: probable inorganic phosphate transporter 1-4 (The sequence of the model RefSeq protein was modified relative to this genomic sequence to represent the inferred CDS: inserted 1 base in 1 codon), which translates into the protein MARDQLQVLNALDVAKTQWYHFTAIVIAGMGFFTDAYDLFCISLVTKLLGRIYYFDPSSSTPGSLPPNVSAAVNGVAFCGTLSGQLFFGWLGDKMGRKKVYGVTLMLMVVCSLASGLSFGHTAKGVVATLCFFRFWLGFGIGGDYPLSATIMSEYANKRTRGAFIAAVFAMQGFGNLSGGIVALIVSATFKDSFKAPPYDVNRAASTVPQADYVWRIIVMFGAIPAALTYYWRMKMPETARYTALVARNAKQAAADMSKVLQVDIVEEQQTVEQLTRKSAGNFGIFSKEFARRHGMHLLGTATTWFLLDIAFYSQNLFQKDIFSAVGWIPAAKTMNALEEVYKIARAQTLIVLCGAXPGYWFTVAFIDIIGRFKIQLMGFFMMTAFLLGLAIPYHHWTTKGHHIDFVVMYAFTFFFANFGPNSTTFIVPAEIFPARLRSTCHGISSAAGKAGAIVGAFGFLYAAQNQDKALADPGYPAGIGVRNSLFLLAGCSFLGFFFTFLVPESKGKSLEEISGDNEDEEVQVAETGYNRTVPI